From one Dermacentor variabilis isolate Ectoservices chromosome 3, ASM5094787v1, whole genome shotgun sequence genomic stretch:
- the LOC142573945 gene encoding uncharacterized protein LOC142573945 isoform X2 — MTSRNWARGLALAFTVVMVLALGIQMLLMYIDAILKDANIRPSIWISWGFSSFLMAANIGFIITWMVAAATDNVRWMTICLTGLSVRLVGTVIYIFLCQVKAKLSEWTRSETAGNIMRRQCCFVAAMASYVESCKAAIDAKEEVEKPREKTDDSSSAGALAAGTSNN, encoded by the exons ATGACCTCTAGGAACTGGGCCAGGGGTCTGGCCCTCGCTTTCACG GTGGTGATGGTTCTGGCCCTGGGGATACAGATGCTCTTAATGTACATTGACGCGATTCTGAAGGACGCAAATA TACGCCCGTCTATCTGGATCTCCTGGGGCTTCAGCTCTTTTCTGATGGCGGCTAACATCGGGTTCATCATCACTTGGATGGTCGCCGCAGCCACG GACAACGTGCGATGGATGACGATATGCCTGACGGGCCTTTCGGTGCGCCTCGTGGGCACTGTGATCTACATTTTCCTGTGCCAAGTGAAGGCCAAGCTATCG GAGTGGACCCGTTCCGAAACGGCCGGCAACATTATGCGTAGACAG TGTTGCTTCGTGGCCGCAATGGCCAGTTACGTCGAGAGCTGCAAGGCGGCGATCGACGCTAAGGAGGAGGTGGAGAAGCCAAGAGAGAAGACTGATGACAGCTCCTCCGCCGGTGCCCTCGCAGCTGGCACGAGCAACAACTGA
- the LOC142573945 gene encoding uncharacterized protein LOC142573945 isoform X1, translated as MTSRNWARGLALAFTVVMVLALGIQMLLMYIDAILKDANIRPSIWISWGFSSFLMAANIGFIITWMVAAATDNVRWMTICLTGLSVRLVGTVIYIFLCQVKAKLSEWTRSETAGNIMRRQTLFADVWLFPVGFMFAIECCFVAAMASYVESCKAAIDAKEEVEKPREKTDDSSSAGALAAGTSNN; from the exons ATGACCTCTAGGAACTGGGCCAGGGGTCTGGCCCTCGCTTTCACG GTGGTGATGGTTCTGGCCCTGGGGATACAGATGCTCTTAATGTACATTGACGCGATTCTGAAGGACGCAAATA TACGCCCGTCTATCTGGATCTCCTGGGGCTTCAGCTCTTTTCTGATGGCGGCTAACATCGGGTTCATCATCACTTGGATGGTCGCCGCAGCCACG GACAACGTGCGATGGATGACGATATGCCTGACGGGCCTTTCGGTGCGCCTCGTGGGCACTGTGATCTACATTTTCCTGTGCCAAGTGAAGGCCAAGCTATCG GAGTGGACCCGTTCCGAAACGGCCGGCAACATTATGCGTAGACAG ACTCTGTTTGCCGATGTATGGCTGTTTCCTGTTGGGTTCATGTTTGCGATAGAG TGTTGCTTCGTGGCCGCAATGGCCAGTTACGTCGAGAGCTGCAAGGCGGCGATCGACGCTAAGGAGGAGGTGGAGAAGCCAAGAGAGAAGACTGATGACAGCTCCTCCGCCGGTGCCCTCGCAGCTGGCACGAGCAACAACTGA
- the LOC142573944 gene encoding uncharacterized protein LOC142573944, translated as MVTRNNARGVALAFTVVMVLALAMQMVVMYSSAILCDARTRPSVWISWGFSSFLMAANIGFIITWMVAAATDNVRRMRIGLTGVAVRLVGTAIYIIISRVEAGLSKQTVSEKAATPLHVGENLFEGLWVIPAVIMFGIECGFVVTMAGYTESCKAAIDAKKAEEEEEPREKSDGNSSSGAPAAGPSNN; from the exons ATGGTCACCAGGAACAACGCCAGGGGTGTGGCCCTCGCTTTCACG GTGGTGATGGTCCTGGCCCTGGCGATGCAGATGGTCGTCATGTACTCTTCGGCGATTCTGTGCGACGCAAGGA CACGCCCGTCTGTCTGGATCTCCTGGGGCTTCAGCTCTTTTCTGATGGCGGCTAACATCGGGTTCATCATCACTTGGATGGTCGCTGCAGCCACG GACAACGTGCGACGGATGAGGATAGGCCTGACGGGCGTTGCGGTGCGCCTCGTGGGCACAGCCATCTACATTATCATCAGCCGAGTCGAGGCCGGGCTATCG AAGCAGACCGTTTCCGAAAAGGCCGCCACACCTCTGCATGTAGGAGAG AATCTGTTCGAAGGCCTATGGGTGATTCCAGCTGTGATCATGTTTGGGATAGAG TGTGGCTTCGTGGTCACAATGGCCGGTTACACCGAGAGCTGCAAGGCGGCGATCGACGCCaagaaggcggaggaggaggaggaaccaAGAGAGAAGAGCGATGGCAACTCCTCCTCCGGCGCCCCCGCAGCTGGCCCGAGCAACAACTGA